One Mycolicibacterium goodii genomic region harbors:
- a CDS encoding rhomboid family intramembrane serine protease, with protein sequence MTPRTRWKGSYGHDRAPPGRAHGLATVMSLPVGPAPKKKSPAWKTGGITILTFVALLYVVELADQLSGGRLDRNGIRPLETDGLWGVLFAPLLHANWEHLMANTVPALVLGFLVTLAGMARFVWATAIIWILGGIGTWLIGDVGGCPLPTNHIGASGLIFGWLTFLLVFGWFTRHIWQIVVGILVLLVYGGILWGAVPVLNTCGGVSWQGHLCGAISGVIAAYVLAGPERKARDSRKRSQPYLTS encoded by the coding sequence ATGACGCCGAGGACGCGCTGGAAGGGCAGCTATGGGCATGATCGGGCACCACCAGGCCGTGCACACGGGCTTGCAACGGTCATGAGCCTGCCCGTCGGTCCCGCACCGAAGAAGAAGTCGCCGGCGTGGAAGACCGGCGGCATCACCATCCTGACGTTCGTGGCCCTGCTCTACGTCGTCGAACTCGCCGACCAACTGTCCGGCGGGCGCCTGGACCGCAACGGCATCCGGCCACTGGAGACCGACGGGCTGTGGGGTGTCCTGTTCGCGCCGCTGCTGCACGCCAACTGGGAACACCTGATGGCCAACACCGTGCCCGCACTGGTGCTCGGATTCCTCGTGACGCTGGCCGGGATGGCGCGGTTCGTGTGGGCCACGGCGATCATCTGGATCCTCGGCGGCATCGGCACGTGGCTGATCGGCGACGTCGGCGGTTGCCCGTTGCCCACCAACCACATCGGCGCGTCGGGGCTGATCTTCGGCTGGCTCACGTTCCTGCTCGTGTTCGGCTGGTTCACGCGCCACATCTGGCAGATCGTGGTCGGCATCCTCGTGCTGCTGGTGTACGGCGGGATCCTGTGGGGCGCGGTGCCGGTGCTCAACACCTGCGGCGGGGTGTCCTGGCAGGGTCACCTGTGCGGTGCGATCTCGGGTGTCATCGCCGCGTACGTGCTCGCCGGCCCCGAACGCAAGGCGCGGGATTCACGTAAACGGAGCCAGCCATACCTGACCTCATGA
- a CDS encoding P1 family peptidase, giving the protein MGSITDVTGILVGHHHRLDPDATLGSGWASGSTVVLAPPGTVGAVDGRGGAPGTRETDLLDPINTVRHVDAVLLTGGSAYGLAAADGVMTWLEEQGRGVALEGGVVPIVPAAVIFDLPVGGWDARPTAEFGYAAAASAGTEFTLGTVGAGVGARVGVLKGGVGTASLRLDNGVTVGAVVVVNAAGDAVDPATGLPWMAEYVGEFGLIPPPADQLAGYADLRTELSPLNTTIAIVATDAQLSPAACKRVAVAAHDGLARTLRPCHTPLDGDTVFALATGKVAVPPDEKTPSAMSPETRLVTQVGAAAADCLARAVLVGVLAAESVAGIPTYRDMLPGAFG; this is encoded by the coding sequence ATGGGCTCGATCACCGACGTCACGGGCATCCTGGTCGGACACCACCACCGTCTCGACCCGGATGCCACCCTCGGGTCGGGGTGGGCGTCGGGCAGCACCGTGGTGCTCGCACCGCCCGGCACGGTCGGCGCCGTCGACGGCCGGGGTGGCGCCCCCGGAACCCGTGAGACCGACCTGCTCGACCCGATCAACACCGTGCGCCACGTCGACGCGGTCCTGCTCACCGGCGGCAGCGCCTACGGTCTCGCCGCGGCCGACGGCGTGATGACCTGGCTCGAGGAGCAGGGGCGCGGTGTCGCGTTGGAGGGCGGCGTGGTGCCGATCGTGCCCGCCGCGGTGATCTTCGACCTCCCGGTCGGCGGCTGGGATGCCCGGCCGACCGCCGAGTTCGGCTACGCGGCGGCGGCATCGGCGGGTACCGAGTTCACGCTCGGCACCGTCGGCGCGGGTGTCGGCGCCCGCGTCGGGGTGCTCAAGGGCGGCGTCGGCACGGCGTCGCTGAGGTTGGACAACGGTGTGACCGTGGGCGCGGTTGTGGTTGTCAACGCCGCAGGCGACGCGGTCGACCCGGCCACCGGTCTGCCGTGGATGGCCGAGTACGTCGGTGAGTTCGGGTTGATCCCGCCACCGGCCGATCAGCTGGCCGGCTACGCCGATCTACGCACCGAACTCAGCCCGCTCAACACCACGATCGCGATCGTGGCCACCGATGCGCAACTGAGCCCGGCCGCGTGCAAACGGGTCGCGGTCGCGGCGCACGACGGGCTCGCGCGCACCCTGCGGCCGTGTCACACGCCGTTGGATGGCGATACGGTGTTCGCGCTGGCCACCGGCAAGGTGGCGGTGCCACCGGATGAGAAGACCCCGTCGGCGATGTCGCCGGAGACCAGGCTGGTGACGCAGGTCGGCGCGGCCGCCGCGGACTGTCTGGCCCGCGCGGTGCTGGTCGGGGTGCTGGCCGCCGAATCGGTGGCCGGAATACCGACCTACCGTGACATGTTGCCGGGAGCGTTCGGATGA
- the clpS gene encoding ATP-dependent Clp protease adapter ClpS: MVTPAKARPGTREEVDVASVESTEAPWVTIVWDDPVNLMSYVTYVFQKLFGYSEPHATKLMLQVHNEGKAVVSAGSRESMEVDVSKLHAAGLWATMQQDR; encoded by the coding sequence ATGGTTACACCGGCGAAGGCGCGACCGGGAACCCGTGAAGAAGTCGATGTCGCCTCGGTCGAGTCCACCGAAGCTCCGTGGGTGACCATCGTCTGGGACGATCCGGTCAACCTGATGAGCTACGTCACCTACGTATTCCAGAAGCTGTTCGGGTACAGCGAACCGCATGCCACCAAGCTGATGCTTCAGGTGCACAACGAGGGCAAGGCCGTGGTGTCGGCCGGCAGCCGTGAGTCGATGGAGGTCGACGTGTCCAAACTGCATGCCGCGGGGCTCTGGGCCACCATGCAACAGGACCGCTGA
- a CDS encoding cysteine synthase, which yields MARYDSLLQALGKTPLVGLQNLSPRWDDEDGKPHVRLWAKLEDRNPTGSIKDRPALRMIEQAERDGLLQPGATILEPTSGNTGISLAMAAMLKGYNMICVMPENTSIERRQILELYGARIIFSPAEGGSNTAVATAKELAAQNPSWVMLYQYGNQANSDAHYFGTGPELLADLPEITHFVAGLGTTGTLMGTGRFLREHVAGVQIVAAEPRYGEGVYALRNIDEGFIPELYDADVLTTRFSVGSFDAVRRTRELVTREGIFAGISTGAVLHAALGMAAKAVKAGERADIAFVVADAGWKYLSTGAYAGSLDDAEDALEGQLWA from the coding sequence GTGGCGCGCTACGACTCCCTGCTGCAGGCCCTGGGCAAGACCCCGCTGGTGGGTCTGCAGAACCTGTCGCCCCGGTGGGACGACGAGGACGGGAAACCCCACGTGCGGCTGTGGGCCAAGCTCGAGGACCGCAACCCGACCGGTTCCATCAAGGACCGGCCCGCGCTGCGGATGATCGAACAGGCCGAGCGCGACGGGCTGCTGCAGCCCGGCGCCACGATCCTGGAACCCACCAGCGGCAACACCGGCATATCCCTTGCCATGGCGGCCATGCTCAAGGGCTACAACATGATCTGCGTGATGCCGGAGAACACGTCGATCGAGCGACGGCAGATCCTGGAGCTCTACGGCGCGCGGATCATCTTCAGCCCCGCCGAGGGCGGCTCCAACACCGCGGTCGCGACCGCCAAAGAGCTTGCCGCACAGAATCCGTCGTGGGTCATGCTGTACCAGTACGGGAACCAGGCCAACAGTGACGCGCACTACTTCGGCACCGGTCCCGAACTGCTCGCGGATCTGCCCGAGATCACCCACTTCGTGGCGGGGCTCGGCACCACCGGCACCCTGATGGGCACGGGCCGGTTCCTGCGCGAGCATGTTGCCGGTGTGCAGATCGTGGCCGCCGAACCGCGTTACGGCGAAGGCGTTTACGCGTTGCGCAACATCGACGAGGGTTTCATCCCCGAGTTGTACGACGCCGACGTGCTCACCACCCGGTTCTCGGTCGGCTCCTTCGACGCCGTGCGCCGCACCCGCGAACTCGTGACGCGCGAGGGCATCTTCGCGGGCATCTCGACCGGTGCGGTGCTGCACGCCGCACTGGGAATGGCCGCCAAGGCCGTCAAGGCAGGTGAGCGCGCCGACATCGCGTTCGTCGTCGCCGACGCCGGGTGGAAGTATCTGTCGACCGGCGCGTACGCCGGTAGCCTGGATGACGCCGAGGACGCGCTGGAAGGGCAGCTATGGGCATGA
- a CDS encoding DUF2017 domain-containing protein, giving the protein MRKWKRVETADGPRFRSALEGHEAALLSSLVGSMLGMLDERESTAPADELEAITGIKTGHSRPPEDATMKRLLPDFFRPQTDHPAGSGTAESLNSALRGLHEPAIIDAKRQAAQRLLATVPDGGGKFELNEGDAHAWAAAVNDVRLALGTLLDIGQDGPDQLPADHPMAGHLDVYQWLTVLQEYLVLGLMGK; this is encoded by the coding sequence GTGCGCAAGTGGAAGCGGGTCGAGACCGCTGACGGACCGCGGTTCCGGTCGGCTCTCGAGGGGCATGAGGCCGCGCTGCTGTCCAGCCTGGTCGGTTCGATGCTCGGAATGCTCGACGAACGCGAATCAACAGCTCCCGCAGACGAACTCGAAGCCATAACCGGCATCAAGACCGGGCATTCGCGGCCGCCCGAGGATGCCACGATGAAGCGGCTGCTGCCGGACTTCTTCCGCCCGCAGACCGATCACCCGGCGGGGTCGGGCACCGCGGAGAGCCTCAACAGCGCGCTGCGCGGCCTGCATGAGCCCGCGATCATCGACGCCAAACGTCAAGCGGCGCAACGGTTGCTGGCCACTGTCCCGGACGGCGGCGGCAAGTTCGAACTGAACGAGGGCGACGCGCACGCCTGGGCGGCCGCGGTCAACGACGTGCGACTGGCGCTGGGCACCCTCCTCGACATCGGCCAGGACGGGCCCGACCAGCTGCCCGCCGATCATCCGATGGCCGGTCACCTCGACGTCTATCAATGGCTGACGGTGCTGCAGGAATACCTGGTGCTCGGGCTGATGGGAAAGTAG
- a CDS encoding MoaD/ThiS family protein, with amino-acid sequence MTVNVSIPTILRPHTGGQKRVTASGSTLKEVITDLENNYSGISERIVDSANPGKLHRFVNIYVNDEDVRFSGGLETAISDGDSVTILPAVAGG; translated from the coding sequence GTGACAGTGAATGTGTCGATCCCCACGATCCTGCGTCCCCACACCGGTGGGCAGAAGCGGGTCACGGCCTCGGGGTCCACCCTCAAGGAGGTCATCACCGACCTCGAGAACAACTACTCGGGCATCTCCGAGCGGATCGTCGACTCGGCGAATCCCGGCAAGTTGCACCGGTTCGTGAACATCTACGTCAACGACGAGGACGTGCGGTTCTCGGGCGGTCTGGAGACCGCGATCTCCGACGGTGACTCGGTGACGATCCTTCCCGCCGTCGCAGGAGGGTAG
- a CDS encoding M67 family metallopeptidase encodes MLVIRRDLVGAMVAHARADHPDEACGVVAGPEGSDRPERFIPMTNAERSPTFYRFDSMEQLRVWREMDDNDEVPVVIYHSHTGTEAYPSRTDVSIAAEPGAHYVLISTRDPDEHEFRSYRIVDGVVTEEPVDIVEQYS; translated from the coding sequence GTGTTGGTGATACGTCGCGACCTGGTCGGCGCCATGGTGGCGCACGCGCGGGCCGACCATCCCGATGAGGCCTGCGGGGTCGTCGCCGGGCCCGAGGGGTCCGATCGGCCCGAGCGGTTCATCCCGATGACCAACGCCGAGCGGTCGCCGACGTTCTACCGGTTCGATTCCATGGAGCAACTCCGGGTCTGGCGGGAGATGGACGACAACGACGAGGTGCCCGTCGTCATCTACCACTCGCACACCGGCACCGAGGCCTACCCGAGCCGCACCGACGTGTCGATCGCCGCCGAGCCCGGCGCGCACTATGTCCTGATCTCCACCCGCGACCCCGACGAGCATGAGTTCCGTAGCTACCGCATCGTCGACGGCGTCGTGACCGAGGAACCCGTCGATATCGTTGAGCAGTACAGCTAA